Proteins co-encoded in one Alcanivorax sp. genomic window:
- a CDS encoding cytochrome b/b6 domain-containing protein, translating into MASQDTPQRYGTFTRLLHWSMAVLIGWQFLSAIAHYGFEDSAFEALFWPSHKPLGLILIVLVVLRLLWAAKNLANRPPAVNLLAKLGHLGLYALLFAVPALALLRQYGSGRAFEPFGITLMAGGGDKIEWMVDLGSLLHGELGWVLLAMIVGHIGMAFLHRKQAGQINVLPRMWGQ; encoded by the coding sequence GTGGCCAGCCAGGATACCCCGCAACGTTACGGCACTTTCACCCGCTTATTGCATTGGAGCATGGCGGTGCTGATCGGATGGCAGTTTCTCTCTGCCATCGCTCACTACGGCTTTGAGGACAGCGCCTTCGAAGCGCTTTTCTGGCCCAGCCACAAACCCCTTGGCCTGATTCTGATTGTGCTGGTGGTATTACGCCTGCTTTGGGCCGCAAAGAATCTGGCCAATCGTCCTCCCGCTGTTAATCTGCTAGCCAAACTGGGTCACCTGGGTCTTTACGCCCTGTTGTTTGCCGTCCCGGCGCTGGCTCTGCTGCGCCAGTATGGGTCTGGTCGAGCCTTTGAGCCTTTCGGCATCACGTTGATGGCTGGCGGCGGTGACAAGATCGAGTGGATGGTGGACCTGGGGTCACTGCTGCATGGTGAACTGGGTTGGGTATTGCTCGCCATGATAGTGGGACATATCGGTATGGCGTTTCTGCACCGTAAACAGGCCGGCCAGATCAATGTGCTGCCACGCATGTGGGGCCAATAA
- a CDS encoding bifunctional 2-methylcitrate dehydratase/aconitate hydratase: protein MSANTDLANRPDYDQVIQDIADYVIGYEIHSDEALDTARRCLMDTLGCGLLALRFPECTKHLGPLVSGTLVPHGARVPGTPFVLDPVKAAWDIGCIIRWLDFNDTWLAAEWGHPSDNLGGILAVADHLSQTRLANGEAPLTMEDVLHAMVKAHEIQGVLALENSFNRVGLCHVLLVRVASTAVVTHMLGGDREQIMAAISQAWVDGSALRTYRHAPNAGSRKSWAAGDATSRAVRLADISLRGEMGIPGVLTAPQWGFYDVSFSHTNKELALKPEAERVFRLQRDYGSYVMENILFKLSFPAEFHAQTACEAAVTLHPLVKDRLDEIDRIVITTHESAIRIISKKGTLANPADRDHCLQYMTAVPLMLGELSAEHYEDGFHAAHPQIDTLREKMEVVEDKRYSQDYLDPDKRSIANAIQVFFKDGSSTEQVAVEYPIGHRRRRQEGIPVLEEKFRNSLTTRFPAARCDTIMALCQDRAALHATPVHRFMDLLVI from the coding sequence ATGTCCGCCAATACGGATCTTGCCAACCGCCCCGATTACGACCAGGTCATTCAGGACATTGCCGATTACGTGATCGGTTATGAGATCCACTCTGACGAAGCCCTGGATACCGCCCGCCGCTGCCTGATGGATACTCTGGGCTGTGGCTTGCTTGCCCTGCGCTTTCCCGAATGCACCAAACACCTGGGGCCGCTGGTGTCAGGCACCTTGGTCCCCCACGGCGCACGGGTGCCGGGCACCCCCTTTGTACTGGATCCGGTGAAAGCGGCCTGGGATATTGGCTGCATCATCCGCTGGCTGGATTTCAATGACACCTGGCTGGCCGCCGAATGGGGACACCCCTCGGACAATCTCGGTGGCATCCTTGCCGTGGCAGATCATCTGTCCCAGACCCGTCTGGCCAATGGCGAAGCCCCGCTGACCATGGAGGACGTACTCCATGCCATGGTCAAGGCGCATGAAATCCAGGGCGTGCTGGCGCTGGAGAACAGTTTCAACCGGGTCGGACTCTGCCATGTGCTGCTGGTGAGAGTTGCCAGTACGGCAGTGGTCACCCACATGCTTGGCGGTGACCGCGAGCAGATCATGGCGGCTATCTCCCAGGCCTGGGTAGACGGCTCCGCCCTGCGCACCTACCGGCATGCGCCCAATGCCGGCTCACGAAAATCCTGGGCAGCAGGGGATGCCACGTCCCGCGCCGTCAGGCTGGCGGACATCAGCCTGCGCGGTGAAATGGGCATACCCGGTGTGCTAACCGCGCCCCAATGGGGCTTCTATGATGTGTCCTTCAGCCATACCAACAAGGAGCTGGCGCTCAAGCCCGAGGCGGAAAGAGTATTCCGTCTCCAGCGCGACTACGGCAGCTATGTGATGGAAAACATCCTCTTCAAGCTCAGCTTCCCTGCCGAATTCCATGCACAGACTGCCTGCGAAGCGGCTGTAACCCTGCACCCCCTGGTGAAGGACCGGCTCGATGAAATTGACCGCATTGTCATCACAACCCATGAATCCGCCATCCGCATCATTTCCAAAAAGGGTACCTTGGCCAACCCCGCAGACCGGGATCATTGCCTGCAATATATGACGGCAGTGCCGTTGATGTTGGGTGAGCTCAGCGCCGAGCATTACGAGGACGGCTTCCACGCTGCCCACCCGCAGATTGATACCCTGCGGGAGAAGATGGAAGTGGTGGAAGACAAGCGCTATAGCCAGGACTATCTGGATCCGGACAAGCGTTCCATTGCCAATGCCATTCAGGTGTTCTTCAAGGACGGCTCAAGCACCGAGCAGGTGGCGGTGGAATACCCCATCGGCCACCGCCGTCGACGCCAGGAGGGCATACCGGTACTGGAAGAAAAATTCCGCAACAGCCTGACCACACGTTTCCCGGCTGCCCGCTGCGACACCATCATGGCCCTCTGCCAGGACCGGGCGGCCCTGCATGCCACGCCGGTGCACCGTTTCATGGATCTGTTGGTGATCTGA
- the arfB gene encoding alternative ribosome rescue aminoacyl-tRNA hydrolase ArfB: MLQITRNLAIPETEIDLQAIRAQGSGGQNVNKVSSAIHLRFDIRASSLPDIYKQRLLSLSDQRINGDGVVVIKAQQFRTQEKNRENALARLAQLIKGVTVEQKKRKPTRPTLGSKKRRMDKKTRRGQIKSLRGKVDPG; the protein is encoded by the coding sequence ATGCTGCAAATCACCCGCAACCTCGCCATTCCGGAAACCGAAATCGATCTGCAGGCCATTCGTGCCCAGGGCAGTGGCGGGCAGAACGTGAACAAGGTCTCCTCTGCCATCCACCTGCGATTCGATATTCGTGCCTCTTCCCTGCCTGATATCTACAAGCAGCGGTTGTTGTCGCTTAGCGATCAGCGCATCAACGGTGATGGCGTGGTGGTCATCAAGGCACAGCAGTTTCGTACCCAGGAAAAGAACAGGGAAAACGCCCTCGCCCGCCTGGCTCAGTTGATTAAGGGCGTTACGGTAGAGCAGAAGAAACGCAAACCGACCCGCCCTACCCTGGGCAGCAAGAAGCGCCGCATGGACAAGAAAACCAGGCGTGGCCAAATCAAGTCCCTGCGCGGCAAGGTGGATCCGGGGTAA
- a CDS encoding TonB-dependent receptor — protein MSRFIRTSFPCYLLTLLPITAVSADNAPLELAPVQVEGQAISEAEATRTELQREQSLTPGGVTLVEAEDLKERSVVTLGDMLRYVPGMWTATGSTGDGTFISSRGSNLDAVAYDGNGMKLMIDGLPVTAADGNNHNTFIDPLAARYAVIARGANAMTYGASTLGGAINFITPTARTADNEAYLSVGSHGTVQNSVTGGVVAGDFDGLVTVEQRSYDGFRGHQEQQRGGVYANTGWQINDKVENRFYVTYVDNDQELPGSLSQAQFDEDPYQANPSNIPGNFLYDVEKWRVANRTESNLSDTSNLVVGFSFEDQSLYHPIVENPFFSLLIDNDQTTFGTTVRYDKKLGNHDLLLGLNYGETRVKGGNYQHSGGIRGALSTKVDNQADNLELFAIDRWHFAERWTLVYGAQAVTGSREVSNVDAASGVERNPKDDYDSINPRLGMIYQLADLSELFANVSKLYEAPTLYQLEDDVQANNETLDPMQGVVGEVGTRGTAPLGQASQWNWEVSVYYAQIEDEILSIDDPSAPGTSLATNIEDTIHAGVEALFGASLALGSNAQRIEPVFSLTWNDFTFDDDPLYANNHLPVAPEFFIKGEVMYRHGNGFFAGPTFDIVDDRFGDFANNKDIEGYELLGLRTGLERDNWEVYLEGRNLTDEVYVSNVSVSDNEAVNPVSIQAGEPRSFYAGVRFDF, from the coding sequence ATGTCACGTTTTATCCGCACGTCGTTTCCCTGCTATCTGCTCACTCTGTTGCCAATCACGGCGGTCAGCGCCGACAACGCGCCGCTCGAACTGGCCCCGGTCCAGGTTGAGGGCCAAGCCATAAGCGAGGCGGAAGCGACACGTACGGAATTGCAGCGAGAGCAATCACTCACCCCCGGCGGGGTGACACTGGTGGAAGCGGAAGACCTGAAGGAGCGCAGTGTGGTTACCCTGGGTGACATGCTGCGCTATGTGCCGGGCATGTGGACCGCTACCGGTTCGACCGGTGACGGGACCTTTATTTCCAGCCGTGGCTCCAACTTGGATGCGGTGGCCTACGATGGTAACGGCATGAAGCTGATGATCGACGGTCTTCCGGTCACCGCCGCCGATGGCAATAACCACAACACTTTCATTGACCCCCTGGCGGCGCGCTATGCGGTGATTGCCCGTGGCGCCAATGCTATGACCTACGGTGCCAGCACGCTGGGCGGCGCCATTAATTTCATTACCCCCACCGCCCGCACCGCCGACAATGAAGCGTACCTGAGCGTCGGCAGCCATGGCACCGTGCAGAACAGCGTTACCGGCGGGGTGGTTGCCGGGGACTTTGATGGCTTGGTCACCGTAGAACAACGCAGTTACGACGGGTTTCGCGGTCATCAGGAACAACAGCGTGGCGGTGTGTATGCCAATACCGGCTGGCAAATCAATGACAAGGTCGAAAATCGCTTTTACGTGACCTACGTGGACAATGATCAGGAACTGCCGGGGTCACTGAGCCAGGCCCAGTTCGACGAAGATCCCTACCAGGCCAACCCGTCCAACATTCCCGGTAACTTCCTCTACGACGTGGAAAAATGGCGGGTGGCCAACCGTACTGAGTCGAACCTCAGTGATACCAGCAACCTGGTAGTAGGCTTTTCCTTCGAGGACCAGTCACTCTATCACCCCATTGTGGAGAACCCGTTCTTCAGCCTGCTGATCGACAATGACCAGACCACGTTTGGCACCACCGTTCGTTACGACAAAAAGCTCGGTAATCATGATTTGCTGCTGGGTCTTAATTATGGCGAAACCCGGGTGAAAGGCGGTAACTACCAGCATAGCGGAGGGATTCGTGGCGCGCTTTCTACCAAGGTGGATAACCAGGCGGATAATCTGGAACTGTTTGCCATTGATCGCTGGCACTTTGCCGAGCGCTGGACTCTGGTTTATGGCGCGCAAGCGGTGACCGGATCCCGTGAAGTCAGCAATGTGGACGCAGCCAGCGGTGTCGAGCGTAATCCGAAAGATGACTATGACTCAATCAATCCGCGCCTGGGAATGATCTATCAGCTGGCGGATCTCAGTGAACTGTTTGCCAACGTTAGCAAACTGTACGAAGCACCCACCCTGTATCAGTTGGAAGACGATGTTCAGGCTAACAATGAAACTCTGGACCCAATGCAGGGCGTGGTAGGGGAAGTGGGTACCCGTGGCACGGCGCCGCTAGGGCAGGCCAGCCAGTGGAACTGGGAAGTGTCTGTTTATTACGCCCAGATTGAGGATGAAATTCTCTCCATTGATGACCCCTCGGCACCTGGTACCAGCCTCGCTACGAACATTGAAGATACCATCCACGCCGGTGTGGAAGCCCTGTTTGGTGCCAGCCTGGCTCTGGGCAGCAACGCACAGCGCATTGAGCCGGTTTTTAGCCTGACGTGGAACGATTTTACCTTTGATGACGACCCGCTCTATGCAAACAATCATCTGCCGGTGGCTCCTGAATTCTTTATCAAGGGCGAAGTGATGTATCGCCACGGTAATGGTTTCTTTGCCGGTCCCACCTTCGATATTGTTGATGACCGTTTTGGTGACTTTGCCAACAACAAGGACATCGAAGGGTATGAGCTGCTGGGTCTGCGCACCGGGCTCGAGCGGGATAACTGGGAAGTCTATTTGGAAGGCCGCAACCTGACCGACGAAGTCTATGTGTCAAATGTCAGTGTCAGCGACAACGAAGCCGTGAACCCGGTGAGCATTCAGGCCGGCGAGCCGCGTTCGTTCTATGCCGGCGTGCGCTTCGACTTCTAG
- a CDS encoding SPFH domain-containing protein, producing MMDKLKQLMPFKGVAGMVVGALGLLIVAQKSIFYAEPGYVYHVRTLMGNEEVVSDVGYQFYLFGRWNSWKRALTVQAVRGGSETLDYVEVESSETSAALPPQNIMFLDQVDANAQATVRFTIPTDQESFLHLAHEYRTPENLLRTALIPAFKETLQANASLMSAEEYYSGGRTEFNTEFENQMINGIYIVRREEMSEKRVGEIKGSANVAMGTDQQDYGDDSKVIFVVRKMVDDAGIPLRKSQRFIDYGVTVVEARVTQMDPNQRFVERMQLKQKASADRAIAREQRVQEEEQRLLAIARGEREVAERQAKAKVDQIQRTTEAETEKQLAITQAQKQKEQSEIEKETAQIQLEKARIEAETRRTLADAEAYQKKAVLQADNALAQKLEAEIEIQKIWAQAFANRKVPQYVFGSGDGGTPTGSDGETRAFMQMLTLDAAKRLSYDRDVKK from the coding sequence ATGATGGATAAACTGAAACAATTGATGCCCTTCAAGGGCGTTGCGGGCATGGTGGTGGGGGCGCTGGGTTTGTTGATTGTCGCCCAGAAATCCATCTTTTATGCCGAGCCGGGTTACGTGTATCACGTGCGTACCCTGATGGGGAATGAAGAAGTTGTCTCGGATGTGGGCTACCAGTTCTATCTGTTTGGCCGCTGGAATTCCTGGAAACGTGCCCTGACAGTACAGGCAGTACGGGGTGGCAGTGAAACCCTGGATTATGTGGAAGTGGAAAGCTCGGAAACCTCCGCAGCTCTGCCTCCGCAGAACATCATGTTCCTGGATCAGGTAGATGCCAATGCCCAGGCCACGGTGCGCTTTACCATCCCCACCGATCAGGAAAGTTTCCTGCACCTGGCCCATGAATATCGCACACCCGAAAACCTGCTGCGCACCGCCTTGATCCCGGCCTTCAAGGAAACCCTTCAGGCCAATGCTTCCTTGATGAGCGCGGAGGAGTACTACTCCGGTGGGCGTACCGAGTTCAACACCGAGTTCGAGAATCAGATGATCAACGGCATCTATATTGTTCGCCGTGAAGAAATGAGTGAGAAGCGGGTCGGCGAGATCAAAGGCTCCGCCAATGTGGCCATGGGTACCGATCAGCAGGACTACGGTGATGACAGCAAGGTGATATTCGTGGTCAGGAAGATGGTTGATGACGCGGGTATTCCCCTGCGCAAGTCACAGCGTTTCATTGATTACGGTGTCACCGTGGTGGAAGCCCGGGTCACCCAGATGGATCCCAACCAGCGATTTGTGGAACGTATGCAGCTCAAGCAGAAGGCCTCTGCCGATCGGGCCATAGCGCGCGAGCAGCGAGTGCAGGAAGAAGAGCAACGCTTGCTGGCTATTGCGCGGGGTGAGCGTGAAGTGGCGGAACGTCAAGCCAAGGCGAAAGTAGACCAGATACAGCGAACCACCGAAGCGGAAACCGAAAAACAGCTGGCCATTACCCAGGCCCAAAAACAGAAGGAACAGTCGGAAATCGAAAAGGAAACCGCGCAGATTCAGCTTGAAAAAGCCCGCATTGAAGCGGAAACCCGCCGCACCCTGGCCGATGCGGAAGCCTACCAGAAGAAGGCGGTGCTACAGGCGGATAACGCCCTGGCACAAAAGCTGGAAGCGGAAATCGAAATTCAGAAAATCTGGGCCCAGGCGTTTGCCAACCGCAAGGTACCGCAATACGTGTTTGGAAGTGGTGACGGTGGCACCCCCACCGGCTCCGACGGTGAAACCCGCGCCTTCATGCAGATGCTCACCCTTGATGCGGCCAAACGCCTCAGTTACGACAGGGATGTGAAGAAATAA
- a CDS encoding bacteriohemerythrin, whose protein sequence is MRIVWGPQYELDILVIDQQHKRIVEFINTLDTLVGKPDAYLGVARILYDLVDYTESHFSFEEALMERAGYKELDDHHQVHRQFTQRIESLLRSTEKGEDVAEALLQLLEKWLLHHILEEDRAYADEVREFINSIGQERLGGWVNDNVRKHFRVS, encoded by the coding sequence ATGCGAATCGTTTGGGGTCCGCAATACGAACTGGATATTCTGGTCATTGATCAGCAACACAAGCGCATCGTGGAATTTATCAATACGCTGGATACCCTGGTGGGCAAACCGGATGCCTATCTGGGTGTGGCCAGGATCCTCTACGATCTGGTCGACTACACCGAGTCGCACTTCAGTTTTGAAGAGGCGCTGATGGAACGGGCAGGCTACAAGGAACTGGACGATCATCATCAGGTTCACCGTCAGTTCACCCAGCGCATTGAATCCCTGCTACGCAGTACCGAAAAAGGCGAAGACGTGGCGGAAGCCCTGTTGCAGTTACTGGAAAAGTGGCTGTTGCATCATATCCTGGAAGAGGACCGCGCCTATGCCGATGAAGTCCGTGAGTTCATCAACAGCATCGGGCAAGAAAGACTGGGTGGCTGGGTGAACGATAATGTTCGCAAGCATTTCCGGGTGTCATGA
- a CDS encoding NAD(P)-dependent alcohol dehydrogenase, producing MKAITTTGWGPNTKLVLSETDAPSRLRADDVLVEVHAASVNPKDWKLNYHLAMAATPVGTRRLPPIFGDDLAGVVIDKGRNVRHFEIGDEVYGMDMRLRTASLAEKARINQHRVAKKPANLSFNEAASLPLAALTALQGLRKGGATVGKSVLIIGASGGVGTLAVQIAKQMKLHVTGVCSTRNLDFVRELGADALIDYTQGDYRKTAGEFDIVFDVTSYETPLTCKALLGKQGHFISTGGQGASMFATPLYRALGKKAGTVVVESYRQDLDTLADMVEQGALKPIIDSVYPLVDSEAAYERNRSGRCRGKVVIQVV from the coding sequence ATGAAAGCCATTACCACCACCGGTTGGGGGCCCAACACCAAGCTGGTTCTCAGCGAGACAGATGCCCCGTCCAGACTGAGAGCCGATGATGTGCTGGTGGAGGTGCATGCGGCGTCGGTGAATCCCAAGGACTGGAAGCTCAATTATCACTTGGCCATGGCGGCCACCCCGGTGGGCACACGACGTCTGCCGCCGATCTTTGGTGATGACCTGGCGGGTGTGGTTATCGACAAGGGCCGTAATGTCCGCCATTTCGAGATCGGTGACGAGGTCTATGGCATGGACATGCGTCTGCGTACGGCATCCCTGGCCGAAAAGGCGCGTATCAATCAGCATCGGGTTGCGAAAAAACCCGCCAACCTGAGCTTCAATGAAGCGGCCTCTCTGCCACTGGCGGCACTGACTGCACTGCAGGGGTTGCGCAAGGGCGGCGCGACTGTGGGCAAGTCCGTATTGATCATCGGTGCCTCTGGCGGGGTCGGTACCCTGGCTGTGCAGATCGCCAAACAGATGAAGCTGCATGTCACCGGGGTATGCAGCACCCGCAATCTGGATTTTGTCCGTGAACTGGGGGCCGATGCCCTGATCGACTACACCCAGGGCGATTATCGCAAGACAGCGGGTGAGTTCGATATCGTCTTCGATGTCACCTCCTACGAGACCCCGCTCACTTGCAAGGCGTTGCTAGGCAAACAGGGCCACTTTATTTCCACCGGCGGTCAGGGTGCCTCCATGTTTGCGACCCCTCTCTATCGTGCGTTGGGTAAAAAAGCCGGTACCGTGGTGGTGGAATCCTATCGCCAGGATCTGGACACCCTGGCCGACATGGTGGAACAGGGGGCACTGAAGCCCATCATCGACAGTGTTTATCCCCTGGTTGATAGTGAAGCTGCCTACGAGCGTAATCGCAGCGGCCGCTGTCGCGGCAAGGTAGTGATTCAGGTTGTCTAG